The following nucleotide sequence is from Thioalkalivibrio sp. XN279.
GGGTGAGCGAGGATGACGCCACGCGCAAGGTGGTGTTCTCCGGCGACCTGGGCTTGCGCGACGCCCCGATCCTGCGCGACCCGGAGTTGGTGCATGAGGCCGATGCCGTACTGCTCGAGTCCACCTACGGCGATCGGCGGCATCGTTCGCGGGAAGAAAGCCTGCAGGAGATGGGTGAGATCTTTGCGCGCGCGCATGCGGACGGCGGCAACATCCTCATCCCCGCCTTCGCGGTGGGCCGCACCCAGGAACTGCTTTACCTTTTTATGCGTCATTTCGACGCCTGGGGGCTGAAGCACTGGCGCGTGTGCCTGGACAGTCCCATGGCGATTCGCGCCACCGAGGTCTACGCCAGTCACGTGGGCCTCCACGACGCAGACGCGGTCGCCTTGTGGCGCGGGCAGGGTGACGGCCTTGCCGGCCGGCTCGAATTCATTCGCACGCCGCAGCAGTCGCGCGCCTTGAACAAGGTGCGTTCAGGCCTCGTCATCGTCGCCGCCAGCGGCATGTGCGAAGGCGGTCGCATCCGCCACCACCTGAAGAACCAGCTCTGGCGGCCGCGCTGCCACGTGGTGATCGTCGGCTACCAGGCGCGTGGCACCACCGGGCGCCAGCTGGTCGACGGCAACGCCTACGTCTCCCTGTGGGGCGAGGCCATCCGCGTGAAAGCCCAGGTCCACACCATCGGGGGATTCTCGGCGCACGCCGACCAAGAGGGGCTGGTGGACTGGTACCGGGGCTTCCACCACCGGCCGCCAGTGTGGCTGGTGCACGGCGAGGACGATGCCAGGGCGGCCCTGGCGCAGCGCCTGCAGCAGGTCACAGGGGCCAGGGTGCGGGTGCCGCAGCTCGGCGACGTGCTGGAGCTCGGGGAGCTGCCGGGCCGCGGCTAGAGCTGCTTGTCCTCCAGCCGGAGCGTGCCGATCTGGCGGTCATCGCGCCAGTGTTCCAACTGCACGAAATGGAACACCAGCAATGGCGCCGACCACCCGTCGAGCCACTCGGAGTCCGTGCCAAGGCGAAACGGCAACGCCTGGTAGCTGCCGTCCGGTGTTTCTACCGTGCCGGGCTCCCCGACCTCCAGGCGCCAGGTTTCCATTGCGCCGTCGGCACGCCAGACGGCGTACTCGGCGCTGCGCAGGCCGCGCGCGATATCGGCGCGGGCCCGCAACCGCACGGAAAACTCGTCCAGCGCGGTGCCTGGGTGCGCGGCGGGCGGCGCTACCGGGCCGTCGCCAGGATCGAAATCGAGCACGGACAGCCGGCCGTCGGCAAAGTCCAGGCGGGCGCGGCGCACGCTGGAGCGTGTGAACCAGCGCGCCCAGCCCTGCGGCAGGGTCCATTCCACGTATTCGAGGACGCCGTCGGGCTGTTCGCGCAGGGTGATCTCGACCTTGACCGGCCGCATGCCCTCGCGACCGGTGTATTTCAGGCCATGATCACGCGGCAGGTAGTCCTGGGCCGGTGCGAGGGTCGTAAACGCCAGCAGGCAGAGGGCTCCGGCGAGGCGGCATGGCCGGGTCATGATCTTTGCCCGTCGTGCGGTGGAAGCCATGCCGGCCATGCTAAGAGCCGCTCCAGCCCTCGGCAAGTGAGACCTGCTCGCGTTCCAACGGCCGGTCAGTTGCCTTAGAATGCGTACATCTACTGACCCGCCACGAGTGCCACGCTCCGCGCCATGAGCAAATCCCTTCAGGAACGCTACGCTACAACTCCTCTTTCCGGTGGCAATGCGCCCTATGTCGAGGCGCTCTACGAGCAGTACCTGGAGGATCCCGATTCCGTGGATCCCGGGCTGCGTCGCTGGTTCGACGGCATCGCCGACGGTGGCACAGAAATCCCGCGCGGGCCGATCGAGCAGGCCTTTGCCGCCCGCGCGCTTAAGCCCCGCGCGGCGGCGAGCAGCGGCGTGTCGGACCAGGTGCTGGACAAGCAGGCCGCCGTGCTGCGGCTCATCGAGGCGTACCGGCTGCGCGGGCACCGCATGGCGAAGCTGGATCCACTGGGGCTGGTGGAGCCGCAGCCGTTGCCCGAGCTCGACCCGGCGTTTCATGGCCTGGGCGATGCGGACAACGACACCGTGTTTGCCACGGCCGGCTTCGGCGGTGCTGAGCGGCTCAAGTTCCGTGACATCCGGGCCCGACTGGCACAGGTGTACACCGGCACCATCGCCGCCGAACTCGGCCACATCACCGACACCGAGGAACGGCTCTGGCTGCAACGGCGCTTCGAGGCGGCGGCGGCCGGCGGGCGACTTGAGGCGGCCGAGCGTCGCCACGTGCTGGAGCGGTTGACCGGCGCCGAGGGTATCGAGCGCTACCTGCATACCCGTTATGTCGGGCAGAAGCGCTTCTCGCTGGAGGGCGGCGAGAGCATGATCCCGCTGCTCGGCGACGTCATCCAGCAGGCGGGCGCGCGCGGCATGGAAGAGGTCGTCATCGGCATGGCCCATCGCGGCCGGTTGAACGTGCTGGTCAATGTGCTGGGCAAGCCGCCGAAGGACCTGTTCTCCGAGTTCGAGGGCGCCTACGATCCGATGCAGCGCCGTTCCGGCGACGTCAAATATCATCTCGGCTTCTCCTCGGACATCAGCACGCCGGGCGGCAATATCCACGTCGCGCTGTCGTTCAATCCTTCGCACCTCGAAATCGTCAACCCGGTCGTCACTGGTTCGGTGCGGGCCCGCCAGGACCGGCGTGGCGATCCCATCGGTGCCACCGTGCTGCCGATCCTGATCCACGGCGACGCGGCCTTCGCCGGGCAGGGCGTGGTGATGGAAACCCTGCAGATGTCGCAGACCCGCGGCTTTGCCACCGGCGGGACGCTGCACGTCATCTGCAACAACCAGGTCGGCTTCACCACCAGCCACCCGCAGGACGCCCGCTCCACGCCGTATTGCAGTGACGTGGCGAAGATGATCGAGGCGCCGATTTTCCACGTGAACGGCGACGACCCGGACGCGGTGGGGCTGATCGGCCGGCTGGCCTTCGATTACCGCATGAAGTACCGCAAGGACGTGGTGATCGACCTGGTGTGTTATCGCCGCCACGGCCACAACGAGGCTGACGAGCCGGCGGCCACGCAGCCGACCATGTACAGCGTGGTGCGCAATCATCCGACCACCCGCAAGCTCTACGCCGACCGCCTCGCCGCAGACGGGGTGATCAAGGAAGAAGAGGCCCAGCAGATGGTGGACGCGTACCGCCAGGGCCTGGACGAGGGGCGGGTGGTGTCGGCCTCGGTGGGCTTCGTCGGTAACAAGTTCACGGTCGACTGGACGCGCTTCGACGAGGTCAATTTCAGCCAGCCGGTGCGTACCCGGATCACGCCGCAGCAGGTCAGGGACTTTGCCACGGCGATCACGCATGTGCCGGAGGGGCACAAGCTGCATCCGCGCGTGGAACGCATCATGGCCGATCGCGGGCGCATGGCCGCGGGCGAGATTCCCATGGACTGGGGTTTTGCCGAGACCATGGCCTATGCCAGCCTGGTCACGGAAGGCTACGACGTGCGCATCACCGGCCAGGACAGCGGTCGTGGCACCTTTTTCCATCGCCACGCCGTGCTGCACGACCAGGCGGGCCGCGACCCGTGGATCCCGCTCAAGCACGTGACCGATGACCAGAAGAGCTTCACGGTCATCGACTCGCTGCTGTCCGAGGAGGCCGTGCTGGGTTTCGAGTACGGCTACGCCACCACCAACCCGGACACGCTGGTCATCTGGGAAGCCCAGTTCGGCGACTTCGTCAACGGGGCCCAGGTGGTCATCGACCAGTTCATCAGCTCGGGCGAAACGAAGTGGGGACGTTACTGCGGCCTGATGCTGTTCTTGCCGCACGGCTACGAGGGGCAGGGCCCGGAGCATTCCTCGGCGCGACTCGAACGCTTCCTGCAGCTGTGCGCCGAGCACAACATGTCGGTCGTGGTGCCGTCCAACCCGGCGCAGATGTTCCATCTCATCCGCCGCCAGATGGTCCGGCCTTTCCGCAAGCCCACGGTGGTCATGACGCCGAAGAGCCTGCTGCGCCATAAGCTCTCGGTCTCGCCGCTGGATACGCTCTCCGAGGGCCGCTTCCTGCGCATTATCCCGGAGGTCGACGACATCGCCCCCGAGGCGGTCTCGCGCCTGGTGCTGTGCAGCGGCAAGGTCTACTACGACCTGCTCGAGGCGCGCCGCGAACAGGGGATCGACGACGTCGCCATCGTGCGCGTCGAGCAGCTCTATCCTTTCCCGATCCGCCGCTATGCAGCGCTCATCGAGGAATTCCCTGCGCTCGAGGACGTCGTGTGGTGCCAGGAAGAGCCGCAGAACCAGGGCGCCTGGTACCAGATCCGGCACCGCCTGCAGGAGCCGCTGCATGCAAAGCACCAGCTGTTCTATGCCGGGCGCAAGGGCGCAGCGGCCCCGGCGGCGGGTTACTACGGCTTGCACCAGCAACAACAACAGGCGCTCGTCGAGACGGCCCTCAGCGGCAGCCGTACGGCGCGCCAGAAAGCTACCAGCAATAAAGCGACCAGGAAGAAAGCATGAGTATCGAAGTCAAGGTGCCCCAGCTGCCGGAGTCGGTGGCCGACGCGACGCTCGTCGCCTGGCACAAGTCGCCCGGCGACGCGGTCAGCCGCGATGAGAACCTGGCCGACCTGGAAACCGACAAGGTGGTCCTCGAGGTGCCGGCGCCTGCCGACGGCGTGCTCAAGGAAATCCGCATCTCCGACGGCACCACCGTGACCGCGGGCGAGATCCTGGCGATCCTGGAAGAAGGCGGGCAGGCGGCGGCCAAGGCCGACACGGCCGAGGCGCCCGCCGCTGCCGACGACGAGCCGGAAGAGGACGCAGACGAGAGTGCCGCGGAGCCCGGCAAGGCCTCAGGCAGGCTGAGCCCCTCGGTGCGACGGCTGGTGGAAGAGCACGGGCTGGATCCGGCGGCCATCCCGGGCAGCGGCCGCGACGGCCGCATCTCCAAGGCCGACGTGATGAGCTTCCTCGAGCAGCGCGACAAAGGCGGCAAGCCTGCACCGGCCGCGAAGCCGTCCCCGGCGCCTGCGGCCCCTGCGGCGCCAAGTGGCGCGCGCGAAGAGCGGCGCGTGCCGATGACGCGCATGCGCAGCCGCATCGCCGAGCGCCTCGTCGACGCCCAGGCCACCGCCGCCATGCTCACCTCCTTCAACGAGGTGGACCTCGGCGCGGTGATGGAGATCCGCAAGCGCTACCGCGACAGTTTCGAGAAAAAGCACGGCGTGAAGCTCGGCTTCATGAGCTTCTTCGTCAAGGCCGCCATCGAGGCGCTGCGCAAGTTCCCGGTGGTGAATGCCTCGGTCGAAGGCGGCGACATCATCTACCACGATTACTACGACATCGGGGTTGCGGTCTCGACCGACCGCGGCCTGCTGGTACCGGTGCTGCGCGACGCCGACCTGATGGGCTTCGCCGACATCGAGCGTGCCATCGGTGACTTCGCCGGGCGCGCGCGCGAGGGCAAGATCGGTGTCGACGAGCTCACCGGCGGCACTTTCACCATCACCAACGGCGGCGTGTTCGGCTCGCTGATGTCGACGCCCATCATCAACCCGCCGCAGAGCGCCATCCTCGGCATGCACAAGATCCAGGACCGGCCCATGGTGGTGAACGGCGAGATCAAGATCCGGCCGATGATGTACATCGCGCTGACTTACGATCACCGCATCATCGACGGACGCGAGGCGGTGCAGACCCTGGTCAGCATCAAGGAAAGCCTCGAGGATCCGGCGCGGCTGCTGATCCAGCTTTGATAAAGGTAAAAGAATGAGCGACAGCTACGACGTCATCGTCATCGGCGGCGGCCCCGCCGGTTATCCCGCGGCCATCCGTGCCGCGCAGCACGGCCTCAAGGTCGCCTGTATCGACGACTGGCAGAACTACGACGGCAGCCGCAGCTTCGGCGGCACCTGCCTCAACGCCGGCTGCATCCCCTCCAAGGCGCTGCTGGAGTCCTCCGAGTTGTTTCACCGCGCGCACGAGGAGTTCGGCGTCCACGGCATCAAGACCGGCGGGGTCGAGCTGGACCTGGCCGCCATGCAGAAGCGCAAGGCCGGCATCGTCACGCAGCTCACCGGTGGCATCGGCCAGCTGTTCAAGGCCAACAAGGTTTCGGGAATGCAGGGCCGCGGCCGGTTCCTCGGCGACGGCAAGGTCGAGTTCACGGACCCTGACGGCAAGCAGCAGACCCTGCAGGCGAAACACGTGATCCTCGCCGCCGGCTCGCAGCCCATCGAGCTGAAGAGCGTGCCCTTCGACGGCAAGCAGGTCGTCGACTCCTGGGGCGCGCTCGAGTTCGACACCGTGCCTGGGAAGCTCGGCGTGATCGGCGCCGGCGTCATCGGCCTGGAGCTCGGCAGCGTGTGGAAGCGGCTCGGCTCCGAGGTGGTGATCCTCGAGGCCATGGACACGTTCCTGCCGATGGCCGACGCGCAGATCGCGCGCGACGCGCAGCGCCAGTTCAAGAAGCAGGGCCTCGATATCCGCCTGGGTGCCAAGGTGCAGGGCGCGAAGACCGGCAAGAGCGGCGTCACCCTGAGCTACGAGGACAAGGACGGCACCCACGATCTCAAGGTGGACAAGGTCATCGTCTGCGTGGGGCGCAAGCCCTGCTCAGCCGGGCTGCTCGCCGAGGGCACCGGCGTGGAGACCGACGAGCGCGGCTTCGTCAAGGTGGACGAGGAGTGCCGCACTGGCGTGCAGAACACCTGGGCCGTCGGCGACCTTGTGCGCGGGCCGATGCTCGCGCACAAGGCCACCGAGGAAGGCGTGATGGTGGCGGATCTCATCGCCGGCAAGATCGCCGAGGTGAACTACGAGGTCATCCCCTCGGTGATCTACACCGCGCCCGAGATCGCCTGGGTCGGCAAGACCGAGGCCCAGGCCAAGGAAGCCGGCATCGACTACAAGGTCGGCACCTTCCCCTTCGCCCCCAACGGCCGCGCCAAGGCCATGGAGCAGGCCGCCGGCATGGTGAAGCTCATCGCCAACAAGCGCGACGACTCCCTCATCGGCGCCCACGTGATCGGCCCCATGGCCGGCGAGCTCATCAGCGAGCTCGTCGTGGCCATGGAGTTCCAGGCCAGCATCGAGGACCTCCAGCGCACCATTCATGCGCACCCGACCCTGGCCGAGGCGATCCACGAGGCCGCCCTGGCGGCCGACGGCAAGGCCCTGCACGGCATCAACAAGTAGGCCTCAGGGCGCCTGCACCGGGATGCGCTTGCCCGCGGAATTGGCGGAGCCGAAGGATACCCTCGGGATCGCCGGCGAACTCAGATCCGTGCTCAGGAGCAGCTCGATTGACGACTGGCCGCCGGAGTATGTGTCCCCGCGTAGCGTCGCTTCGGCGCGCACGCTAAGGTACCCGAGATGCTGGCCGGGGAACAGGCAACCAAGGCCGGCGAGCGCTTCGTCCGTTGAATGTTCGAAGCCTGGCCCGCAAAAGACCATCTTCAGGAAGCTGAAGCGGATCTTCCCACCGCCGATGCGCTCCCAGCTGCCGAAGCCGTCGCTGGCCGTCAGGTTGAGAGGTGCCAGCGGAACCGGGTTGGCGTGCAACGATCCGTTGGTCTCCGCCAGCGTGCCGTTGTGATGGAAAGTGAGGAATTCCATGAACGGCGGCGGGGGCTCCGGGGTCTCGGGCGGCGCGCCTGGCGGAAGCGCGGGGAAACTGACCTCCACCAGCCAGGTGCCGACGGGGTCATTGGCGTTGTTGCCTGCCTGAACGGGCATGGCGCCGAGACTGAGCAGCAGGCCGCACAGGGCGGCGAGCCAGGTGGTTTTTTTCATTTCACTGTCCTCTTGTGTTGAGTGTCGGTTAGCGGCGGGTAGAATCGCCTACCTGTAAACGCGACATTCCGACCGAAATCCCGACACCGGGCCAAAGGGGGGCTTGGGAGATGACCGGGTCCAGGGGCCGCGCCGGGCCAGCCGGCGCCGCAAGGGGTGCGTGCCGGTGAGCGGCGAACGCATCACGCGGCTTTTGGAGCAGGCCGAAAACGGCCGGCCCGGCGCTCTCGACGAGGCCGTCACCCTGATGTACCGGGACCTTCACGGCGCTGCCGACCGCCTGTTGCGGGACCGCTACGGCGCCGGCCTGCCCGGGGCCACGCTGGAACCCGCAGCCCTGGTCAACGAGACTTACCTGAGCCTGCTGCGCCAGCGTTCCGGCTACCAGAACCGCAGCCACTTCATCGCCATCGCCAGCCGCCAGATGCTGCGGGTGCTGGCGGATTACGAGCGCGGCAAGGGCCGGCAGAAGCGCGGCGGCGACCAGCTCCGGGTCACGCTGACCGGCGTCGCCGCGGACCTGGTCGCCGCGGACGACACCGGCATCGAGGAGTTCGCCGCGGCGCTGGACCTGCTGGAACAGCTCGATCCCCGCTCGGCCGAGGTGGCCCGCCTGCATTTCGTCTGGGGCCGCGGGCTCGAAGAAGTCGCGACGCTGCTAGGGGTGTCCACCCGCACCATCGAGCGCGACGTGCGTTTCGCGCGGGCCTGGCTGGCCGAGACGCTCGCGGAGGGATCGCGGTGAGTCCCGAGACCTTTGCCGAAATCCGCGCCTTGTTCGATCGCGTCGAGGAGTTGTCGCCGGAGGCTCGCGAGCGCCTGCTCGCGGCGGAGGCGGCGGCACGGCCGCGGGTCGTAGCCGAAGTTCGCCGCCTGCTCGACGCGGAGCCGAGCCGGCTGGCCGCGGTGGAATCCGCGCTCACCGCCGCGCTGGCGGGCCAGGACGGGCGCATGATCGGGGTGTATCGCCTCGAGTCGCTGCTCGGCGAGGGCGGCATGGGCCAGGTCTGGCTGGCCGAGCAAACCAGGCCGATCCGCCGCCGCGTCGCGGTCAAGATGGTCAAGGCCGGCATGGACACGCGCCGGGTCATCGCGCGCTTCGAGGCCGAGCGCCAGGCGCTCGCGACCCTGTCGCACCCCGCGGTCGCAGCCGTGCTGGATGCCGGGGAGACCGCGCTCGGTCGCCCGTATTTCGTCATGGAGTACGTCGACGGGCTGCCGCTGGACCGGTATTGCGACGAGCACCGGCTGGACACGCGGGCGCGCCTGGCGCTGTTCCTGCGGGTCTGCGAGGGCGTCCAGCACGCCCACAACAAGACCATCGTGCACCGCGACCTCAAGCCCTCGAACATCCTGGTCACGACCCAGGAGTCCGGCCCGCAGCCCAAGATCATTGATTTCGGCATTGCCAAGGCGCTGTCGGGCGCGCCGGAGCCGGGCGAGCGGCTGACGGAAATCGGGCGGCCCGTGGGCACGCCGGAATACATGAGCCCGGAGCAGCTGGGGCAAGGCGACGAGGTGGTCGATACCCGCAGCGACGTCTATTCCCTCGGGGTCATGCTCTGCGAGCTGCTGACCGGCTGCCTTCCACATGCCCGGGCGCAGGGCGACACGGCCGGTCCCACTGGCCGCACCGCGCCGGTGTTCGGCCCGACCCAGCCCAGCAGGCTGCTGGCACGCTCCGGCACGCTGGTCGCGGTCGCCCATGCCCGTGCTACGTCCGGGGAGGACCTCCTGCGCCTCGTCCGGGGCGAT
It contains:
- a CDS encoding MBL fold metallo-hydrolase RNA specificity domain-containing protein, giving the protein MRLSFHGAVGGVTGSCYLLECAGRRVLLECGLVQGGREAEQLNRAPFPVPAESLDAVVLSHAHIDHSGRLPLLVQQGFSGRIYAQRATTDLCDIMLRDAAYLQEKDAETENRKRARKGLPPLPPLYDTRDAEKTLQHFESLDYGEIVAVAPGIRLRLRDAGHILGSAIVELWVSEDDATRKVVFSGDLGLRDAPILRDPELVHEADAVLLESTYGDRRHRSREESLQEMGEIFARAHADGGNILIPAFAVGRTQELLYLFMRHFDAWGLKHWRVCLDSPMAIRATEVYASHVGLHDADAVALWRGQGDGLAGRLEFIRTPQQSRALNKVRSGLVIVAASGMCEGGRIRHHLKNQLWRPRCHVVIVGYQARGTTGRQLVDGNAYVSLWGEAIRVKAQVHTIGGFSAHADQEGLVDWYRGFHHRPPVWLVHGEDDARAALAQRLQQVTGARVRVPQLGDVLELGELPGRG
- a CDS encoding 2-oxoglutarate dehydrogenase E1 component, whose translation is MSKSLQERYATTPLSGGNAPYVEALYEQYLEDPDSVDPGLRRWFDGIADGGTEIPRGPIEQAFAARALKPRAAASSGVSDQVLDKQAAVLRLIEAYRLRGHRMAKLDPLGLVEPQPLPELDPAFHGLGDADNDTVFATAGFGGAERLKFRDIRARLAQVYTGTIAAELGHITDTEERLWLQRRFEAAAAGGRLEAAERRHVLERLTGAEGIERYLHTRYVGQKRFSLEGGESMIPLLGDVIQQAGARGMEEVVIGMAHRGRLNVLVNVLGKPPKDLFSEFEGAYDPMQRRSGDVKYHLGFSSDISTPGGNIHVALSFNPSHLEIVNPVVTGSVRARQDRRGDPIGATVLPILIHGDAAFAGQGVVMETLQMSQTRGFATGGTLHVICNNQVGFTTSHPQDARSTPYCSDVAKMIEAPIFHVNGDDPDAVGLIGRLAFDYRMKYRKDVVIDLVCYRRHGHNEADEPAATQPTMYSVVRNHPTTRKLYADRLAADGVIKEEEAQQMVDAYRQGLDEGRVVSASVGFVGNKFTVDWTRFDEVNFSQPVRTRITPQQVRDFATAITHVPEGHKLHPRVERIMADRGRMAAGEIPMDWGFAETMAYASLVTEGYDVRITGQDSGRGTFFHRHAVLHDQAGRDPWIPLKHVTDDQKSFTVIDSLLSEEAVLGFEYGYATTNPDTLVIWEAQFGDFVNGAQVVIDQFISSGETKWGRYCGLMLFLPHGYEGQGPEHSSARLERFLQLCAEHNMSVVVPSNPAQMFHLIRRQMVRPFRKPTVVMTPKSLLRHKLSVSPLDTLSEGRFLRIIPEVDDIAPEAVSRLVLCSGKVYYDLLEARREQGIDDVAIVRVEQLYPFPIRRYAALIEEFPALEDVVWCQEEPQNQGAWYQIRHRLQEPLHAKHQLFYAGRKGAAAPAAGYYGLHQQQQQALVETALSGSRTARQKATSNKATRKKA
- the odhB gene encoding 2-oxoglutarate dehydrogenase complex dihydrolipoyllysine-residue succinyltransferase, producing MSIEVKVPQLPESVADATLVAWHKSPGDAVSRDENLADLETDKVVLEVPAPADGVLKEIRISDGTTVTAGEILAILEEGGQAAAKADTAEAPAAADDEPEEDADESAAEPGKASGRLSPSVRRLVEEHGLDPAAIPGSGRDGRISKADVMSFLEQRDKGGKPAPAAKPSPAPAAPAAPSGAREERRVPMTRMRSRIAERLVDAQATAAMLTSFNEVDLGAVMEIRKRYRDSFEKKHGVKLGFMSFFVKAAIEALRKFPVVNASVEGGDIIYHDYYDIGVAVSTDRGLLVPVLRDADLMGFADIERAIGDFAGRAREGKIGVDELTGGTFTITNGGVFGSLMSTPIINPPQSAILGMHKIQDRPMVVNGEIKIRPMMYIALTYDHRIIDGREAVQTLVSIKESLEDPARLLIQL
- the lpdA gene encoding dihydrolipoyl dehydrogenase, which codes for MSDSYDVIVIGGGPAGYPAAIRAAQHGLKVACIDDWQNYDGSRSFGGTCLNAGCIPSKALLESSELFHRAHEEFGVHGIKTGGVELDLAAMQKRKAGIVTQLTGGIGQLFKANKVSGMQGRGRFLGDGKVEFTDPDGKQQTLQAKHVILAAGSQPIELKSVPFDGKQVVDSWGALEFDTVPGKLGVIGAGVIGLELGSVWKRLGSEVVILEAMDTFLPMADAQIARDAQRQFKKQGLDIRLGAKVQGAKTGKSGVTLSYEDKDGTHDLKVDKVIVCVGRKPCSAGLLAEGTGVETDERGFVKVDEECRTGVQNTWAVGDLVRGPMLAHKATEEGVMVADLIAGKIAEVNYEVIPSVIYTAPEIAWVGKTEAQAKEAGIDYKVGTFPFAPNGRAKAMEQAAGMVKLIANKRDDSLIGAHVIGPMAGELISELVVAMEFQASIEDLQRTIHAHPTLAEAIHEAALAADGKALHGINK
- a CDS encoding ECF-type sigma factor, with translation MSGERITRLLEQAENGRPGALDEAVTLMYRDLHGAADRLLRDRYGAGLPGATLEPAALVNETYLSLLRQRSGYQNRSHFIAIASRQMLRVLADYERGKGRQKRGGDQLRVTLTGVAADLVAADDTGIEEFAAALDLLEQLDPRSAEVARLHFVWGRGLEEVATLLGVSTRTIERDVRFARAWLAETLAEGSR